From Plasmodium coatneyi strain Hackeri chromosome 7, complete sequence:
CATCTTCCTTAACAGAAAAGCCGTATTCGATTATTCCTACGATTATAGTACTGTGAGAAAAGAGATACTAGAGGATAAGATCCACTGTAAAGTAAAGTGGTCGGATTATTTAAATAAAGTTAACTTAGCATGTAAGGCTATGGAGGGGGACTGtgcggggaaaaaagacaTTAATGATGATCAATATTGTTCCGACTACAATAGCAAGTACTATGTATTTTGTGATGCGCTAAAGTacttaaaagaagaatgtgATTCACAAGCCAAAGAAGAGAAAGCTAGTGAATATACGCGTCAGATGCAGCAACTAAGAGATGAGAACCAGCAAAAACTACAAGCAGCAGCTTCCAAACTAGACGAAGCTGTTCGTTCCGCTACCACCACAGCAACCACCTCCTCTATACTCGGCACATTAGCAATGACcgctttccctttccttctatataaagtaagtaaagtGATAGtaccaaattaaaaaaataagaactaAATTATTAACAGTATAACTAATATACACCCCTTAGactccctccttcctttccttagaccgttccttccctctttagatcattcccttcccttcctcataCCCTAcatccttccctccttagaccccccttccttcaacccccttccttcaaccccTTTCCTGCAATCCCCTTCAATcaacctccttccttcaacccccttccttcaacccccttccttcaaccccTTTCCTGTAATCCCCTTcaaccccctcctttttacccccttccttcaacctccttccttccttaatccattcctttccttcctcctcccttagacactccttccttccatgggtcctccttccttacttccttagacattcctttccttcctcctcccttagacactccttccttccatggatcctccttccttacttccttagac
This genomic window contains:
- a CDS encoding KIR-like protein, with the translated sequence MRSYGNKIVKTVRYVCELYKKSEDPLNSRRCHFLYYWIGDQLFKSGIGNSFNGLLSSVGSVLNDIYKNQGCTVKYKSISGDIFLNRKAVFDYSYDYSTVRKEILEDKIHCKVKWSDYLNKVNLACKAMEGDCAGKKDINDDQYCSDYNSKYYVFCDALKYLKEECDSQAKEEKASEYTRQMQQLRDENQQKLQAAASKLDEAVRSATTTATTSSILGTLAMTAFPFLLYKVSKVIVPN